The Puniceicoccaceae bacterium sequence TTCCGCTACGGAACAAAAGAGATTGTTTTTGAACCTGCTACACGGAGGGACGACGTGTATCCTGCTCCGGCGAAGCCGGATCAAGAGAGTCCGTAGGACGAACGGTGTTAGCTTGGGTGGTTATAGGTTATAGGCGATAGGGTATGGGACAGGTCTCTCGTCCTGATCAAAAGTTGACACCTTGTGGTTAGTAAATGTTTTGGTATGGTTCTTTCAATATCGGTCTTGCCTGGCAAGGCTGATTGGCTGATGGAGTTGGAACATCGTTCAGCTGTGCTTCACTGGATGGACTGGCGGGGCCAGTCCAACAGGATGCGCTGTGCGCAACAGGTTTTTGTGGGTGTTTTTTGAAGCTGTTGCTGGGAAAGGTCGAACGGTTGAGGTATTCGAGTGTCCAGGGAGCGAAATTTTTCCAAATTCCGCTACGGAACAAAAGAGATTGTTTTTGAACCTGCTACACGGAGGGACGACGTGTATCCTGCTCCGGCGAAGCCGGATCAAGAGAGTCCGTAGGACGAACGATGTTGGATAACAGCGGTTGTATGGAACAGGCTGACGCACTGCTGAGGATGGAACATCGTTCAGCTGCGCTTCACTGGATGGACTGGCGGGGCCAGTCCAACAGGATGCGCTGCGCGCAACAGGTTTTTGTGGGTGATTTTTGAAGCTGTTGCTGGGAAAGGTCGGACCGTTGAGGTATTCGAGTGTCCAGGGGTCGAAATTTTTCCAAATTCCGCTACGGAACAAAAGAGATTGTTTTTGAACCTGCTACACGGAGGGACGACGTGTATCCTGTTCCGGCGAAGCCGGATCAAGAGAGTCCGTAGGACGAACGGTGTTGGATAACAGCGGTTGTATGGAACAAGCTGACGCACTGCTGAGGCTGGAACATCGTTTCGCTACGCTTCACTGGATGGACTGGCGGTGCCAGGCCAACAGGATGCGCTGTGCGCAACAGGTTTTTGTGGGTGATTTTTGAAGCTGTTGCTGGGAAAGGTGGAACCGATGAGGTTTTCGAGTCTCCAGGGGTCGAAATTTTTCCAAATTCCGCTACGGGGGATGATGCCTTGGGAGGAGGGGCATGGCGGGTTGGAACGGCGGCACCCGACACAAGCGGGAGCCCTACGCAAGATAGGGGAATCGCAATGAGAGAAGATGCTAAAAGAACGGAGTTGGGGAATGGGCGATGGGTCTCGACTAAAACCTATCTGTGTTTTCTGCGAAATCTGTGGTTTAGAAAGAATCGATGCTTTGGGTGGTCAGTGTTTGAGAATGCTGACGCGCTGCTGGAGTTGAAACATCGTTTCGCTGTGCTTCACTGGATGGACTGGCCGGGCCAGTCCAACAGGATGCGCTGAGCGCAACAGGTTTCTTGTGGGTAGTTCTTGAACCTGTTACTGGGAAAGGTCGAACCGATGAGGTTTTCGAGTGTCTAGGAGTCGATATTTTTACAAATTACGCTACGGGGGATGATTCCGTGGGAGGAGGGGCATGGTGGGGTGGAACGGCGGCTCCCGACGAACAGTGTTCGAGTAGATGCGAGTAAATCCGAAGGGGCAGAGGCAAAAGATAAAGATTTTCCCTATTCTTGTGGGTTCGTTTCCGGTAACTCTGGATCTGCCTCAAGGCATGGGCGAACCCTGCGGAGCATCCCTCACTCAGGGGAATGTAAAAAGGATTCAATGATTCACAATTTTGGAATCTTGAACTGCAACGACGGTCCGAATTCTCCCGAATCCGGCTACAGTTAAGGAGGTGTGAGTGAAGCGGATCAAGGGAGGGGGTGAGGATTTTTGCGCATTTGCATGGAGTTGTTCGTTGTTTTCAGTGAGGTGGTCGGGGACTCAAAAGCTTGTTGGCGCTGTGGAACAGCGTTTTGTGGGCCATAGGCCTTCTAGGTTGGCATTCGCCAACCGATGTAATAAAATTCGGTTGTTTAAACCATAAATGGCGCTCAAGACGCCAAGTTGGAAGAAAAATAACAGGTAGATGTCACGCTCTGGAAATACCAGCACGCGCATCGTTCTTGCCTCAATTGCTGACCACTGCTAGCATTTCTACGATTACCAGTGCCTCACCTCGACTCCAGTTTCATTCGCCTGATGAGCATGCTTGTGGTTGCAGCGATGCAGGGAACCGGGCACGCCTCCCCGGAGCAGGCCATCGTCGAGCTGCCAGGATATGTCATTGAGGGCAAACCGGACCTGCCCGATGCGGAGTCGTGGCGGTATGCAGTGGTCGATGATTTCGAAGTGCTGTGCAATGGTTCGGAAACGAGGGCAACTGAGCTGCTCACCGCATTTCAGTGCTTTCGTCAAGCACTTGCCATCGTTCGCCCCGCACCGGAACCCACGCACATTGGCAAATCATTGGTCCTCTGTGGCAGCCGAAACGATTTCAGGCGTTTCGTTCCGCAGGGAGAGTCGCTCGAAACCGGAATCACCAGCTATCTGCTTCGGGATTCGGAGGTTGCGGTCATCGTCCTCGATTTGAGCACACGATACCTTCAAATCTCTGGACTTGCGACCCTGAGCGAAGAGGGTTCAAGAGTCAGGGAACTGGAAGTATCATCGAAGCGGCAGCTCTTCCGACAGTATTTCCGCTATCAAATCCCTCCTGGCAATACGGCTGCAACTCCGGCGTGGTTCATGGAGGCGATGTGCCAACTGATCATGGATCTGGAGTTCGAGGAACACGTGATTCGCTTTGGTAACATTGACAACCGCAAGGGAGCATTGATGCTGCTCGGCGAAGCGACATCGCCTCCAATTGGAAATGGCGCAGTGGATATCGCCAGTTCGTTTTCGAGATACAAATCGGAACTCACCCTTGCAAATAACGGCGGGTACATCGCCAATGCCTACATCGGAGATCGCCCCTTTCACACCGTATTGAGGCGACAGGCACTCATGCCCATGCAGGCACTCTTCGCGGTACAAGCAGACGACCCGGAAGCCCGTAATCCACTCGTGCATCCGCTTTGGACCAAACAAGCCTATGCTTTTGTACACCTGTGCCTTTTTGGGAATCCAAGTCGGTTTCGAGCAGCGCTCCATGACTTCGTCTTGCGTCTGCAAACCGAACCACTGAGTGAGGCTCTGTTTCAGGAGTGTTTTGGAATGTCGTTTGAAGCCATGCGTCAAATGTTGAAAGGCTACATCCGCCGACCGGTGGGGAAATACGACCAGTATCGACTGCAAGAAGGCAGTGAACTGACGGCAAAGCCCGTAGCATTTCGAGAAGCAACACAAGCGCAAATCGCACGAATCCAGGCCGACGCATTCCGCCTTGCGGGTCATCGGACAGACGCCCTTGAGACGCTGCGCATTGCCTATGACCGGGGAGAGCACGACCCCGAATTGCTTGCAACCCTGGGAGTTAAAGAATTGCACGCGGGCAGACGGGATCGTGCGTTGCAGTTTCTGACCCGTGCGACGGAGAACGGTGCCCAACGAGCCTCCGCCTGGGAGGCACTCGATTTCATCCGGCAACGCACACCCCATGCGGAGCGGAACTGAGCTGCACCATCCATCATGCCGAGCAAATGCGTGATCGAGGCCCAGACGTCTGCGGTGCCAGTGGACGATCCTCGGCAATGATGAAGGTCAAAAATATCCATTCACCGGTCAAACAGATCGATTGCCGGATGACTGCATGCATGATATGCTTTGAGAAGTTACCCGACCCTTTCCCCGCAAAAAGCTGGATGCTTTGTGCAACCCTATGGCTTCGCCGGGCAGATCTCTGTTCACGCCAGCGGATCATCACTGCATTCATCCAACAACGGGCATGGGGGTCGTGAAACGTTTTTGATCGCTGACACCCTGTATTGACACGAACACGCCGGGTTCACTTCGCTCACCCCAACTCCCCGATTAGCCATGACAAGCCGACTCCCCCTTCTCGTTCTCAGTTGTGTTGCGATCCTGCAAGGCAGCTACGCAAACTCCGTTTCGTCGTCAGAAACCCCGAGCGTGATCGTTTCCACCACAGCAGAACCCATCGCACCGGGACCCTTTGAACCGGACTGGCAGTCCCTTGCTTCGTATGAGATGCCGGAATGGTTTCGGGATGCAAAATTCGGGATTTGGGCACATTGGGGTCCCCAGTGTGCACCAGAGCAGGGCGATTGGTATGCGCGACACCTCTATTTTGAAGATGGCCCTGCCTGGGGAACCAACGTCACCGCCTTTCATCGCGATACCTATGGTCATCCATCGGTGGCAGGGTTCAAGGATGTGATTCACCAATGGACGGCCGAGAAGTGGAATCCAGATGAACTGCTTGAGCTGTATGTGAAAGCAGGGGCGCGGTACTTCTTTGCCATGGCCAATCATCATGACAATTTTGACCTCTGGGACTCCCAATACCAACCCTGGAACGCCGTTCGCCTGGGACCGAAACGCAACATCATTGCCGAGTGGGCTCGCGTCGCGCGTTCACACGGACTCAAGCTGGGATTGAGTGTGCATGCCGCACATGCCTGGAGTTGGTATGAACCTTCCCAGGGAGCTGACAAAAAGGGTGCCCTGGCAGGAATCCCCTATGACGGAAACCTGACCGCTGAAGACGGGAAGGGAACCTGGTGGGACGGTCTCGACCCGCAGGATCTCTACGAGCAGCGCCACACACCCAGTCCGAATTTTGAAGACCCCCTTTCCATTCATTCGCGCTGGAACTGGGACAACGGAGCGGTACTGCCCGACCAGGCCTACTGCGAGCGGTTTTACAATCGAACCATGGATCTGATCAACCAGTTCAGCCCCGATCTGCTCTACTTCGACGATACTGCACTTCCACTCTGGCCCGTCAGCGACGCAGGACTGAAAATCGCCGCCCATTTCTACAATCAGAACCTGGCTCGCAACCCCACAACCGACCCTGGGGTGCTCTTTGCCAAAATCCTTACCCCCGACCAACGGGAATGCCTGACCTGGGACATCGAACGCGGTGTTCCCACAACCACCCTGCCCTATGCATGGCAAACCGATACCTGCCTGGGCCACTGGCATTACGATCGATCCGTCTATGAACAGAAAACCTACAAGAGCGCCCGCACTGTCATTCACATGCTGGCCGATATCGTGAGCAAAAACGGAAATCTGCTGCTCAGTGTGCCCATCCGCGGAGACGGCACGATCGATGAGGAGGAACGCCGCATTCTTCATGAAATCGCATCGTGGATGAACGTTCATGGTGAAGCCATCTACGAAACAAGGCCCTGGTCGGTGTTCGGAGAAGGGCCGGCCAGTGAGGGAGTGGAACTCAGAGACCAGGGTTTTAATGAAGGAAAGGGCAAGCCGTTTACCGCTGAGGATGTTCGCTATACTATGAGCAAAGACGGCCACCACCTCTACATCATCGTCCTGGGCGCACCTCGCCAACCCCTGTCGCTCCAAGCCCTCGGATGGAACCCTTCCGGACGCCAGATCGAAAACCTACAGTTGATTGGAGACGAGCTTCCCGTTGAATGGGAACAACATGCGGAGTCCCTCAGCATCGAGCCACTCGAAGCCGCGCGTTTCAACGACATTGCAATGGTGTTCAAGGTCGACTTTGAAACGAACTGATCTCACGCGTTTGGATCATTCGCCTGCGTTTATTCCTCGTCATTCATGAAACTTGACATGGCATGACATTTCCTAACATTTCACTGTTATGAAATCCCATATCAGTGCTACAATCGATGAAAGAGTTGCCGAAGCACTGGACCGCTTTGGGAAGCAGGAGCGCCGGTCGCGGAGTCAAATCATCGAGATGGCACTGGAAGAGTTTTTGAGTCAACATGTCGGTGTTGAGGATGAGATCGTGACTTCTGGAGGATCTTTTGAAGGCAGCTTCAGTCGGGAGGAAACCTATGCGCGTTGAGGCACTCTCGGGCCGAATACTTATCGACACGAACGTACTGCTCTACGCCACTCTCGCTGGAGATTCTCGACATGCTCGGGCACGCGAGGTTCTGGCACTTCGTCACCGTCCAGAGGTGGCCTTGTTCATATCTGTGCAAAATTTGGCTGAGCTGTATCCGAATCTCACGGGTCCCAAAACACAGCCACCGAACAGTCCCGAACTAGCAAGGGAAAAGATCCGGTCACTGTCCCGCCTGCGCGGACTGAACGTACTTCCGCTCACACTTGAGAGCGTTCATCGGGCACTGGATATTTGCGTCGCAGGCAAGGTAACTCGACAACACTATTTTGATCGTCAACTCGCTGCCCTGATGAACCGTGAAAGAATCCCCATTATTCTCACCGAAAATGTGAAGGATTTTTTGGATATTGAAGGCATCACTCCCCTAGACCCTTTTGCCTGAGCAGGAACGTCCCCACCTCACCTTTTTTCCGGATAGTCTTGCAGCCGAAGCGAAAGCACTCAATTTTTGAGCAATACCCGCAAACTCCCCCTTTGCCGAAAGTTGCCCTGTCTCCGAAAGACAGGGTCCTGAATACTTCAATCGGATCAATCAAAGGCAAACTGATGAATACATTCTTATCTGGAGGACTCATTCGACGGGTCCAGCATCTCTTTCGATGGGTCGCAATCGCGGGATGCTATTGCTCGCTCGCACCGTCACTGCACGCGCTGGGTGATCCCAATTACGTGCTGCATGAGCATGACGCTTCTGCCCTGCCCATCATCGGCACTTCCGAGCGCGCCAAACTCTACGTCGACACCGAAGATCAAACTGGAGTGCTGCGCGTGGTCAATACGCTGCGTCAGGATATCGAACGCGTCACTGGCACCGCACCGGTGATCGCGCACAGCTCAGCCGAATTGCGGGACTATGCGGTGATCATCGGCACAGTGGGACACAGCTCCCTCATCGACCAGCTTGTTGCATCGGGAACCATTGATGTGTCCGATGTGGTGGGAAAATGGGATGCCTACCATCTTGAAGTCGTGGAAAATCCACTGCCACAGGTCAAGCGCGCCCTGGTCATCGCTGGCGCCGACCGGCGCGGCACCTTCTACGGAGTCTTCGATCTGGTCGAAAAGATGGGGGTTTCGCCCTGGCATTTCTGGGCAGATGTTCCTGTTCGCAAGGCGGATACCCTCTACGTTCGTGGTGATCTTCGCCTGCAGGATGCACCCGTGGTGCAATACCGCGGCATCTTTCTCAACAATGAAGCACCCGCGCTGACCAACTGGGTGCATGCAAACTTCGGTCAGTACAATCATGAGTTCTACTCCCACGTCTTCGACCTGTTGCAGCGCCTCAAGGCGAACTACCTGTGGCCTGCGATGTGGAGCAATGCGTTCAATTACGATGATCCCCTGAACATGGTTGTGGCACACGAATATGGCATCGTCATGGGCACT is a genomic window containing:
- a CDS encoding alpha-L-fucosidase; this translates as MTSRLPLLVLSCVAILQGSYANSVSSSETPSVIVSTTAEPIAPGPFEPDWQSLASYEMPEWFRDAKFGIWAHWGPQCAPEQGDWYARHLYFEDGPAWGTNVTAFHRDTYGHPSVAGFKDVIHQWTAEKWNPDELLELYVKAGARYFFAMANHHDNFDLWDSQYQPWNAVRLGPKRNIIAEWARVARSHGLKLGLSVHAAHAWSWYEPSQGADKKGALAGIPYDGNLTAEDGKGTWWDGLDPQDLYEQRHTPSPNFEDPLSIHSRWNWDNGAVLPDQAYCERFYNRTMDLINQFSPDLLYFDDTALPLWPVSDAGLKIAAHFYNQNLARNPTTDPGVLFAKILTPDQRECLTWDIERGVPTTTLPYAWQTDTCLGHWHYDRSVYEQKTYKSARTVIHMLADIVSKNGNLLLSVPIRGDGTIDEEERRILHEIASWMNVHGEAIYETRPWSVFGEGPASEGVELRDQGFNEGKGKPFTAEDVRYTMSKDGHHLYIIVLGAPRQPLSLQALGWNPSGRQIENLQLIGDELPVEWEQHAESLSIEPLEAARFNDIAMVFKVDFETN
- a CDS encoding ribbon-helix-helix protein, CopG family; this translates as MKSHISATIDERVAEALDRFGKQERRSRSQIIEMALEEFLSQHVGVEDEIVTSGGSFEGSFSREETYAR
- a CDS encoding PIN domain-containing protein; translation: MRVEALSGRILIDTNVLLYATLAGDSRHARAREVLALRHRPEVALFISVQNLAELYPNLTGPKTQPPNSPELAREKIRSLSRLRGLNVLPLTLESVHRALDICVAGKVTRQHYFDRQLAALMNRERIPIILTENVKDFLDIEGITPLDPFA